The following proteins are encoded in a genomic region of Actinomadura sp. NAK00032:
- a CDS encoding SelB C-terminal domain-containing protein: protein MQVVTTAGHGGHGKSALVRALTGKEPGETGAWTELPSGRRVAFVDVPGAGRSLPAMLAGAAPAPAALLAVAADEGWMPQTGEHLDALGALGVRFGVLAVTKADSADARLALRQVRERLAGTPLKGVEAVAVSAATGTGVAELAAALDRLAGRLPVPDPAAPVRLWVDHAITAGRQTAVTGTLAAGTVAVGDELLLMPAGERVRVRTIGCAGEPRESVGGVSRVVLTLRDAGRVDPGMALVTPGAWTHTTCVDVRTRFGAASGRLARQLTLHLGTAAVPVRLRPLGPDTARLTLNTRLALHLGDTGVLRDPARRSMAGVSVLDVRPPTLVRRGAGAARARELASWPDRPDGAVVLRRHGVLRRSELSLMGCAPPPDAVALNGEWLADPAHWSALFDRLAEEASRHAAGSPHAPGIPLETVRLRLGLPARQLVAALVRPPLRVDAGRVYGPPPGPPAAAEARPAAPAAIAAEPPQPWAGAVDRLRADLDGAPFAPPSAERLRELGLTGELLDAAERAGAVLRVPRDPGRDGAGQDGAGRDGAGQDGADEDAEGEIVLAPGADLAALRVLDALPQPFTPGQAAEALGTGRRVAVALLRHLDRRGLTERRGAERS from the coding sequence ATGCAGGTCGTCACCACCGCCGGTCACGGTGGGCACGGCAAGTCGGCGCTCGTGCGCGCCCTCACCGGCAAGGAGCCCGGCGAGACGGGCGCCTGGACGGAGCTGCCCTCGGGGCGGCGCGTCGCGTTCGTCGACGTCCCCGGCGCCGGGCGGTCGCTGCCGGCCATGCTCGCGGGCGCCGCGCCGGCGCCCGCCGCGCTGCTCGCCGTCGCCGCCGACGAGGGGTGGATGCCGCAGACCGGCGAGCACCTGGACGCCCTCGGCGCGCTCGGCGTCCGGTTCGGCGTCCTCGCGGTCACCAAGGCCGACAGCGCCGACGCCAGGCTCGCGCTGCGCCAGGTCCGCGAGCGGCTCGCCGGCACCCCGCTCAAGGGCGTGGAGGCCGTCGCCGTCAGCGCCGCCACCGGCACCGGCGTGGCCGAGCTGGCCGCCGCCCTCGACCGGCTCGCGGGTCGGCTGCCCGTCCCCGACCCGGCCGCCCCGGTGCGGCTGTGGGTCGACCACGCCATCACCGCCGGGCGGCAGACCGCCGTCACCGGCACCCTCGCCGCCGGCACCGTCGCCGTCGGCGACGAACTGCTGCTCATGCCCGCCGGGGAGCGCGTCCGCGTCCGCACGATCGGCTGCGCCGGCGAGCCGCGCGAGTCCGTCGGCGGGGTGTCCCGGGTCGTGCTGACGCTGCGCGACGCCGGCCGCGTCGACCCCGGCATGGCCCTCGTCACGCCCGGCGCCTGGACCCACACCACCTGCGTCGACGTCCGCACCCGGTTCGGCGCGGCGTCGGGGCGGCTCGCGCGGCAGCTCACGCTGCACCTCGGGACCGCCGCCGTCCCGGTCCGGCTGCGCCCGCTCGGTCCCGACACCGCCCGGCTGACGCTGAACACCCGGCTCGCGCTGCACCTCGGCGACACCGGCGTCCTGCGCGACCCGGCGCGCCGCTCGATGGCCGGGGTGAGCGTGCTGGACGTCCGGCCGCCGACCCTGGTGCGGCGCGGCGCCGGCGCGGCCCGCGCCCGCGAGCTGGCGTCCTGGCCCGACCGGCCGGACGGCGCGGTCGTGCTGCGCCGGCACGGCGTGCTGCGGCGCTCGGAGCTGTCGCTGATGGGCTGCGCGCCGCCGCCGGACGCGGTCGCGCTGAACGGCGAGTGGCTCGCCGACCCGGCGCACTGGTCGGCGCTGTTCGACCGGCTCGCCGAGGAGGCGTCCCGGCACGCCGCGGGCAGCCCGCACGCGCCCGGCATCCCGCTGGAGACCGTCCGGCTGCGGCTCGGCCTGCCGGCCCGGCAGCTCGTCGCCGCGCTGGTCCGGCCGCCGCTGCGGGTGGACGCGGGACGCGTCTACGGCCCGCCGCCCGGCCCGCCGGCCGCCGCCGAGGCCCGCCCGGCCGCCCCCGCCGCGATCGCCGCGGAGCCCCCGCAGCCCTGGGCCGGCGCCGTCGACCGGCTCCGCGCCGACCTCGACGGCGCCCCGTTCGCGCCGCCGTCGGCCGAGCGGCTCCGCGAGCTCGGCCTCACCGGGGAGCTGCTCGACGCCGCCGAGCGCGCGGGCGCGGTCCTGCGCGTCCCTCGCGACCCGGGGCGGGACGGCGCCGGGCAGGACGGTGCTGGGCGGGACGGCGCCGGACAGGACGGGGCGGATGAGGACGCGGAGGGCGAGATCGTGCTGGCGCCCGGCGCGGACCTGGCGGCGCTGCGGGTCCTGGACGCCCTGCCGCAGCCGTTCACGCCCGGCCAGGCCGCCGAGGCCCTCGGCACCGGCCGCCGCGTCGCCGTCGCGCTGCTGCGCCACCTCGACCGGCGCGGGCTCACCGAACGCCGCGGCGCCGAACGGTCGTAA
- a CDS encoding MFS transporter: MTGAPATARTAAGPPPAGPARTGRILLALAAAGMVVSVQQTLVLPLLPQFMVRFDAPITDVTWVFTASLLTGAVATPLLARFGDMYGKKRMILLALVLLLAGSVVCAVSASLPVLIAGRALQGVSSSMIPLAIGMIRDAFPRERITTAIGIVSATMGVGGSAGMIVTGLIAARTDSHHPVFWITAALAAGALALVAALARDAGVRAGGRPDFGGAVLLAGWLVCLLLGISEGNAWGWTSGGVLGLFGGAAALCAVWVAVQLRVRAPLVRLNLLVGARSLSANVASALLGFSMFAAFTLIAGFVQAPSAELGYGLDGSVLDVGLYMLPSTVTMLVFSALAGRIAARLGPAYTLATGSAFAGLCYVWLAVSNSHVYDMLAFSAIQGIGFGIAYAALGTLAVQHVPMDQSGIASGINSLVRTTGGGVAGAVTASILAGRVIAGTDVPTLGAYELCFWIVAAGAFAAALVAVAHGLRHPD; the protein is encoded by the coding sequence ATGACCGGCGCCCCGGCCACGGCGCGCACCGCGGCCGGCCCCCCGCCCGCGGGCCCCGCGCGCACCGGCCGCATCCTGCTCGCCCTCGCGGCGGCCGGGATGGTCGTCTCGGTGCAGCAGACCCTGGTGCTGCCGCTGCTGCCCCAGTTCATGGTCCGCTTCGACGCCCCGATCACCGACGTGACGTGGGTGTTCACCGCGTCGCTGCTGACCGGCGCGGTCGCCACCCCGCTGCTGGCGCGGTTCGGCGACATGTACGGCAAGAAGCGGATGATCCTGCTCGCGCTGGTGCTGCTGCTGGCCGGCTCGGTGGTCTGCGCGGTGTCGGCCTCGCTGCCGGTCCTCATCGCCGGGCGCGCGCTGCAGGGCGTGTCGTCGTCGATGATCCCGCTCGCCATCGGCATGATCCGGGACGCGTTCCCGCGCGAGCGGATCACCACCGCGATCGGCATCGTCAGCGCCACCATGGGCGTCGGCGGCAGCGCCGGCATGATCGTGACGGGGCTGATCGCGGCCCGCACCGACAGCCACCACCCGGTCTTCTGGATCACCGCGGCGCTGGCCGCCGGCGCGCTGGCGCTGGTCGCGGCGCTCGCCCGCGACGCCGGCGTCCGGGCCGGCGGCCGGCCCGACTTCGGCGGCGCGGTCCTGCTCGCCGGCTGGCTGGTGTGCCTGCTGCTCGGCATCAGCGAGGGCAACGCGTGGGGCTGGACGTCCGGCGGCGTCCTCGGCCTGTTCGGCGGCGCCGCCGCGCTGTGCGCGGTGTGGGTCGCGGTGCAGCTGCGGGTCCGCGCCCCGCTGGTGCGGCTGAACCTGCTGGTCGGGGCGCGGTCGCTGTCGGCGAACGTCGCCTCGGCGCTGCTCGGGTTCTCGATGTTCGCCGCGTTCACGCTGATCGCCGGGTTCGTGCAGGCGCCGTCGGCGGAGCTCGGGTACGGGCTGGACGGCTCGGTCCTGGACGTCGGCCTCTACATGCTGCCGAGCACGGTGACGATGCTGGTGTTCTCGGCGCTGGCCGGGCGGATCGCCGCGCGGCTCGGCCCGGCCTACACGCTCGCGACCGGATCGGCCTTCGCCGGGCTGTGCTACGTCTGGCTCGCGGTGTCCAACTCGCACGTTTACGACATGCTCGCGTTCAGCGCCATCCAGGGCATCGGGTTCGGGATCGCCTACGCGGCGCTCGGGACGCTCGCCGTCCAGCACGTGCCGATGGACCAGAGCGGCATCGCCAGCGGCATCAACTCGCTCGTCCGCACCACCGGCGGCGGCGTGGCGGGCGCCGTGACCGCG